The Mangifera indica cultivar Alphonso chromosome 8, CATAS_Mindica_2.1, whole genome shotgun sequence genome has a window encoding:
- the LOC123223353 gene encoding NAC domain-containing protein 71-like, with translation MSNIDVQLLGYRFKPTDEEIISYYLERKMAGLHFPHNVVNQVDICNFEPWELPRLSALLDDKEWYFFSKPCKYGNGKGIKRTTQAGYWKVTCSDRCVWDDSEENEIGKKTTLVFYIGRGSKAVKTNWMIHEYHSYNATSYQNAFVFCRLTGQLDDDGSNSHS, from the exons ATGAGCAATATTGATGTTCAATTGCTGGGATACAGATTCAAACCAACTGATGAAGAAATCATCTCTTATTATCTGGAAAGAAAGATGGCTGGCCTTCATTTCCCGCACAACGTAGTTAACCAAGTTGATATTTGCAACTTCGAACCTTGGGAATTGCCTA GGCTTTCAGCGCTGTTAGATGATAAAGAGTGGTACTTTTTCAGTAAACCTTGCAAGTATGGAAACGGCAAAGGGATAAAAAGAACGACACAGGCTGGTTACTGGAAAGTGACATGTAGTGATCGTTGTGTTTGGGACGACAGCGAAGAGAATGAGATTGGGAAGAAAACGACCTTGGTTTTCTACATAGGCCGCGGTTCTAAAGCGGTGAAGACCAACTGGATGATACACGAATACCATTCCTACAACGCCACTTCTTATCAG AATGCATTTGTTTTCTGTCGCCTTACAGGACAATTAGACGATGATGGGTCAAATAGCCACAGTTGA